One stretch of Arthrobacter polaris DNA includes these proteins:
- the rpsT gene encoding 30S ribosomal protein S20 has product MANIKSQKKRILTNEKARQRNLAVRSGVKTAIRAVNTAVATGDKDAATVALVNAGRKLDKAVSKGVLHANNAANRKSAISKKVNAL; this is encoded by the coding sequence GTGGCTAATATCAAGTCCCAGAAGAAGCGCATCCTGACCAACGAGAAGGCGCGTCAGCGCAACCTTGCTGTTCGTTCAGGCGTCAAGACCGCTATCCGTGCAGTAAACACGGCAGTGGCCACAGGCGACAAGGATGCAGCTACGGTTGCACTGGTGAATGCAGGCCGTAAGCTGGACAAGGCTGTCAGCAAGGGCGTTTTGCACGCCAATAACGCTGCCAACCGCAAGTCAGCCATCTCCAAGAAGGTTAACGCCCTCTAA
- the holA gene encoding DNA polymerase III subunit delta produces the protein MAPVVLLFGPEDFLASRAVDDVRHKLRGQNPELELTFLDAAHYTAGQLAQAASPSLFSEPKLIEVAALATMNDDFLQDALVYIKDPDPDVTLLLIHGXGXRGKKLLDALKAAXAPRVECQPLKXDAEXAQFVSAEFSLAKRRIDAAAVRALVAAVGSSLSELAAACSQLIADTTGMVATEDVDKYYSGRVEATAFRVADAALAGNAAMALSTLRHALATGVDPVPLVAALAMKVRQVAKVFSLRGSSAQLARETGMSPWQVDAARRDAGHWSGPALVTAIKVLAETDAQVKGAAKDPVYAVEHAVTVIATAAKR, from the coding sequence CTGGCTCCTGTGGTGCTGCTATTCGGCCCTGAAGACTTCCTTGCAAGCCGCGCAGTGGACGATGTTCGGCATAAGCTTCGCGGGCAAAATCCCGAGCTTGAGTTGACGTTCCTTGACGCCGCCCATTACACGGCAGGTCAGCTGGCCCAAGCTGCCAGCCCATCCTTGTTCAGTGAGCCCAAGTTGATTGAAGTGGCGGCACTGGCCACTATGAACGACGACTTCCTACAAGATGCTTTGGTCTACATCAAAGACCCGGACCCGGATGTGACCCTGCTTCTCATTCATGGGNGAGGGNTCCGCGGTAAGAAGCTTCTTGATGCCTTGAAGGCAGCGNGGGCGCCACGGGTTGAGTGCCAACCACTGAAANAAGATGCCGAANAAGCACAGTTTGTCAGTGCCGAGTTTTCTTTGGCCAAGCGCCGCATTGACGCCGCCGCCGTGCGTGCACTGGTAGCTGCTGTGGGTTCGAGCCTGTCGGAGCTGGCGGCCGCCTGCTCCCAGCTGATCGCCGACACAACAGGCATGGTGGCAACCGAGGACGTCGATAAATATTACAGCGGCAGAGTGGAAGCAACGGCGTTCCGGGTTGCTGATGCTGCACTGGCTGGCAATGCGGCCATGGCGCTTTCCACACTCCGGCATGCGTTGGCCACAGGCGTGGATCCGGTTCCGCTGGTTGCCGCGCTGGCTATGAAAGTGCGGCAGGTAGCGAAGGTGTTCTCCTTACGCGGCAGTTCAGCGCAACTGGCCCGTGAAACGGGTATGTCCCCGTGGCAGGTGGATGCAGCACGCCGAGATGCTGGACATTGGAGTGGTCCCGCGCTGGTTACGGCTATCAAGGTTCTGGCTGAAACGGATGCCCAGGTCAAGGGCGCAGCTAAGGACCCCGTGTATGCGGTGGAACATGCTGTGACAGTGATCGCCACGGCAGCCAAACGTTAA